One window from the genome of Paracoccus zhejiangensis encodes:
- a CDS encoding glutathione S-transferase family protein — protein MGQLVNGVWMDEWYDTAAHGGEFVRDTARHRNWITADGTPGPTGEGEFKAESGRYHLYVCYACPWAHRTLIFRALKDLTGHIDISAVHPDMLADGWTFEQDFPGADGDQLFGSSFLRDIYLRDNPKASGRVTVPVLWDRERGRIVSNESADIIRMFNGAFNRVTGNEDDYWPESLRPEIEAVNERVYATVNNGVYRAGFATSQSAYDRGVRPLFDSLDWIEGLLGQHRYLTGGRVTEADWRLFTTICRFDSVYHTHFKCNRRRIIDYPNLWGWARELYQWPGVAETVRPDHYIRHYYYSHATINPNRIIPIGPVEDWTVPHARG, from the coding sequence ATGGGTCAACTGGTCAACGGCGTCTGGATGGACGAATGGTATGACACCGCCGCGCATGGCGGCGAGTTCGTCCGCGACACCGCGCGGCATCGCAACTGGATCACCGCCGACGGCACGCCGGGACCGACCGGAGAGGGCGAGTTCAAGGCCGAAAGCGGGCGCTATCATCTCTATGTCTGCTATGCCTGCCCCTGGGCGCACCGGACGCTGATCTTCCGCGCGCTGAAGGACCTGACCGGACATATCGACATCTCGGCCGTCCATCCCGACATGCTGGCCGATGGCTGGACCTTCGAACAGGATTTCCCCGGCGCCGATGGGGACCAGCTGTTCGGCAGTTCCTTCCTGCGCGACATCTACCTGCGCGACAATCCCAAGGCCTCGGGCCGGGTGACGGTGCCGGTGCTCTGGGACCGCGAGCGCGGCCGCATCGTCTCGAACGAAAGCGCCGACATCATCCGTATGTTCAACGGGGCCTTCAACCGGGTGACCGGCAACGAGGACGATTATTGGCCGGAAAGCCTGCGCCCCGAGATCGAGGCGGTGAACGAGCGCGTCTATGCCACGGTGAACAACGGCGTCTATCGTGCGGGCTTCGCCACCTCGCAATCGGCCTATGACCGGGGCGTCCGGCCATTGTTCGACAGTCTCGACTGGATCGAGGGGCTGCTGGGCCAGCACCGCTATCTGACCGGCGGGCGGGTCACCGAGGCTGACTGGCGCCTCTTCACCACCATCTGTCGCTTCGATTCGGTCTATCACACCCATTTCAAATGCAACCGCCGCCGGATCATCGACTATCCGAACCTCTGGGGCTGGGCGCGCGAGCTGTATCAATGGCCCGGCGTGGCCGAGACGGTGCGGCCCGACCACTACATCCGGCACTATTACTACAGCCACGCGACCATCAACCCGAACCGCATCATCCCGATCGGTCCGGTCGAGGACTGGACCGTTCCGCATGCGCGGGGGTAG